The Solanum dulcamara chromosome 6, daSolDulc1.2, whole genome shotgun sequence genome contains the following window.
aacttATTGTtgtctttatgaaaaaaaatcaacgTTATTTTTTGGTGTCTTCTTTAAACTTCAAGCACTACAAATTAatactatttttatattattatatcaacTTATAAAATTCAATGCAACACtatttcaatattattatatgagctttttaaattttttatcaaattttattattctaattttatattaaaaatttacatTATTTACGTTCTTACTACATAAGGTCAACGTACACCCTATTTCTCCAAACCTTATTTATAGAATTATACTAAATATGTTAtacttattcaatttatatatatcagCTAAAAAATAAAGTCTTTCTAAGAAATTTGTGTTTAGGCCCCAAAATTTGATTAGGGTTTAAAGCcagattattatttatttagttttttttaataaataaataaatttcctTCCAATTAAATATTCTAAAAAAGTTGAAGTATCAATTAAGGAAGAGGTGTACGTGTCAGTTCCTGCGTATTTTTTGCTGCCACGTCCTATGTCCTCCCACTTACAAATGAAAATAAACAAGGCCAGCTTGCTGCAAAAAAAGCTCCAATATTCTTTAGCCATGGAGTTCATCTTGAATTTGATCCACAAATTATTGAATACTTATTTACCTCATATTGCAACAACAGCACTCATCCACTTCATGCCTCTATATCTTTTTCTCAAGTTTCTTCACTTCATTTACCGTTCTATATTTACTGAAAACGTAGTCGATAAAGTTGTTGTCATCACAGGTGCCTCTTCTGGTATTGGCGAGGTAATTTTGTACCCAACATTAATTTCTACACTTTTTCTGAAtgagtttaagaaaatatttacataataaATTTAAGCTACGGTGACTAAATTAGTCCCCGAAAAAAATGATTGGTTCGACCATCCAAAATTATTCACTTATTTAGTCGGTTCATTTTGATTCGTCCGGTTAAGGGCACAGTTGATTTTGAGCTAAATATGTAACCTAAATTAATTAGAATTCTTATtacttcaaatatttttaattttttatacgTTATATataccaataataataaataggaAACTAATTTCATTTGGTAATTAGACAAATTATAAGAAAGTAATTTTTTGATAAGAGTTAGGCAAGTGGGAATAAGCCCCATTGTCAAGATTGTTTAGCCATCTTTGACTCCAATCCATTTTAATTCAACTCAAGTAATCTTTTTCCCAGTTACAAACCCAATTTATTTTTGACGCGACTAAATTTGGTTCAATCCATTCATTTGAGACTTCTGATCTAACTACATTGATAGGTAATTACACTAGCggtatatataacttaaattcttTGCTAGATTAATCATCATTATTAGAGGAATAGGTCCTTTTAAAAAAGAACTCTATATGCAAGGCTTGGTTAATTAATTTGAGTTTGTTATGTAATTGAAGCACTTAGCCTATGAATATGCTAAGAAAGGTGCACGTTTAGTCCTTGCGGCACGAAGGCGCAAGAGTCTTGAGCAAGTAGCAGACATGGCCTATTGGCTTGGATCTCCACATGTTATATCTGTACATGCTGATGTTTCCAAAGTTGAAGATTGCCAGCGATTAATCGAAGAAGCCATAAGCAATTTTGGTAGATGTAAGTGTGGAAAACTAATAAATTAGACCTCGAACgaacttatattatattatgcaaaaaagtTAAATCAACTATGTTTAAgtgaaaatgattttattgCTTTCATGTAGTGGATCATCTGGTGAGCAATGCTGCTGTGACGCCCCTATACATGTTTGAGGACCTTGTAGAGGTCACCAATGCTGCACCTGCAATGGTAATTGGGCATGTCATTGTTGCACAAATTGTGTACATGTCTTCGAGTTTGTTCGATTTATGAATATTGTGGATAAAAAATTCAGAGATTAATTCGGTGTATTCTATACGTTCAGGATATAAATTTCTGGGGCGCAGTTTATACTACACATTTTGCTATTCCCCATTTGAAGGAAACCAAGGGCAAAATCATAGGAATCACTTCATCAGCTGGTTATTTACCTGCAGCCAGAATCAGCTTCTATAGTGTAATATTAATCTGGCTATGACTTTATTTAATGCCTAGTTCACTTTGAAGTTAATttagagtccgtttggatgagctttaagttggttgagcccttttttagcttttgaacgtgtttgcctaatgctaactttaagccataaagttcttaaagtcagacaaaaataaaaagttaggattcctaacttttttttttctaagtgcttaaagtcattttctttgaccatggaaattacttttatatcccttatattttaactaaattttcaaactaccctttttattcttttaaccctaaaattcacatcattttcctcatttaaacacttttatccaaacactcaactgcttatttataaaaataactttaatcacttcaaagttctaaaagcacttcatacataaaagttactttttttaagttcATCCAAACGGGTTCTTAGTGTTACTACAGGCAAGTAAAGCTGCATTGATTAGTTTCTTGGAGACGTTGCGGGTAGAACTTGGGACACAAATTGGGATTACGATTGTCACTCCAGGACTAACCGAATCTGAGATGACTAAAGGCAAATTTCTCACAACCGAAGGCAAGTTGGAAGTAGACCAAGTAATGAGAGATGtaagtttcttcttcttttgattATAAATGTCAAGCTTTTATATATCAAATGCTAAATTGTGTCCAAGTTGTGTGATCACCTCATCTAACATTTAGAGGTCATTTGGTGTGGTGAATAAGAGAGTTTAATTCTGGGATAATTTTTAAGTGTCCTTAAATCTCTTGTTTGGTTGCAATggatgggataacttatcccaggtagtggcggacccaggatttttaataagggggttcaaaatctgaaaaagtagacacacgaactagacgaagggggttcgacatctactatttatacataaaaaaatattttaaccatgtataaatagtataatttttcgccgaagggggttcggatgaaccccctaatTACATGCTAGATCCGCCCCTGATCCCAGGATTAACAATTAGtactgggataagttatccctcaaGGAGAATGGATTAGTAATCccaggataacttatcctaggatacagtatgtaaaataacaaaaatactctcttaaactctcttttatacatcactttttATATTCGTGTATATTAACATAAGTTTTAACaacatttataataacattcacaaccttagttaattgttatttttatgataatatatttttctattaaaaaattacattttataaatacaatttctatttattaatatattataagttgaatttatttgtctaattcttatgtttatttatattttgatttcttttaaaATGTTGACTTCATTACTAAATTAcacatttttaattaaatagtttattactcacttaaaaattatattttatatatctgtTAAAATGTAGATAGCTTTTAAATGtcgataattttaataataaaatttattttactttaataagcttaaaatgaaagttttatttttaagctaaataagatgaaagtttcttttttaagctaaataaggtgaaagttttatttttaagttaaataagatggaaattttatttaaaactaaataagatggaagttttatttttaagttaaataagatgaaagtttaatttttaaaaacacacggtaaaatcatgataatacatacataaaaatatttaagttaaataagatgaaaatttaattttaaagaatgaataattaaaacttgcaaagaaaatgtaagaaaaataaactaaataaggTGGAGAGTATtgttgtaaacaaacaacttattcttagaaattatgcaatgaatataa
Protein-coding sequences here:
- the LOC129892569 gene encoding 11-beta-hydroxysteroid dehydrogenase A-like, yielding MEFILNLIHKLLNTYLPHIATTALIHFMPLYLFLKFLHFIYRSIFTENVVDKVVVITGASSGIGEHLAYEYAKKGARLVLAARRRKSLEQVADMAYWLGSPHVISVHADVSKVEDCQRLIEEAISNFGRLDHLVSNAAVTPLYMFEDLVEVTNAAPAMDINFWGAVYTTHFAIPHLKETKGKIIGITSSAGYLPAARISFYSASKAALISFLETLRVELGTQIGITIVTPGLTESEMTKGKFLTTEGKLEVDQVMRDVEMSVTPVLPVEKCARSIVESACRGDKYLTEPPWFKTLFIYVLFFPEIVDWFQRWFLIPGPGKPATEAPSKILLDVTGLKKYVYPESLLSPHIKVD